From Streptomyces sp. TLI_053, a single genomic window includes:
- a CDS encoding substrate-binding domain-containing protein → MRNVRRSLPVPVLATALLLTSCTGSGGGPAAAGPPRIAVDIPRSDSDFWNSFGARLAEDRGGPDTELLPVTFSDGDVHRLVDHLGEFRRAGARAVVVAPQDTRAAAADLDRLTAAGIGVISVDTRPEAGSVYMVVRADNRAHGTRACEFLGGRLGGRGSLVVLQDSLDSVNSYERSQAFGRCLQTSYPGTTVHRVDTGGSPKKAAEGLAQLLATDPGLGGIYLQGGSVFLEPVLETLQARGRLVPAGRPGHLTVVSNDGTPAELAAIRSGLIDATVSQPVDLYAHYALVYARAAAAGQHFAPGPTDHGSTVVTLPNGLEDQLPATLVTRQNADDPTLWGNRRTR, encoded by the coding sequence GTGCGCAACGTCCGTCGCTCCCTGCCCGTCCCGGTGCTGGCCACCGCGCTGCTGCTGACCTCCTGTACCGGGAGCGGCGGCGGGCCGGCCGCGGCCGGTCCACCGAGGATCGCCGTGGACATTCCTCGGAGCGACTCCGACTTCTGGAACAGCTTCGGCGCACGGCTGGCCGAGGACCGCGGCGGACCGGACACCGAGTTGCTGCCCGTCACCTTCTCCGACGGCGACGTCCACCGGCTGGTGGACCACCTCGGGGAGTTCCGACGGGCGGGTGCCCGCGCGGTGGTGGTCGCCCCGCAGGACACCCGGGCCGCCGCGGCCGACCTCGACCGCCTCACCGCGGCGGGCATCGGGGTGATCAGCGTGGACACCCGCCCGGAGGCCGGATCGGTCTACATGGTGGTGCGGGCCGACAACCGGGCCCACGGCACCAGGGCCTGCGAGTTCCTCGGCGGCCGGCTCGGCGGCCGGGGCAGCCTGGTGGTGCTCCAGGACTCGCTGGACTCGGTGAACAGCTACGAGCGCTCGCAGGCCTTCGGCCGCTGCCTGCAGACCTCCTACCCCGGGACGACGGTCCACCGCGTCGACACCGGCGGCAGCCCGAAGAAGGCCGCCGAGGGCCTCGCCCAGCTGCTGGCCACCGACCCCGGGCTGGGCGGGATCTACCTCCAGGGCGGCAGCGTCTTCCTGGAGCCGGTACTGGAGACCCTCCAGGCACGCGGCCGACTCGTCCCCGCCGGACGCCCGGGCCATCTCACCGTCGTCTCCAACGACGGCACGCCGGCGGAGCTGGCGGCCATCCGGAGCGGGCTGATCGACGCCACCGTCTCGCAGCCCGTCGACCTGTACGCCCACTACGCGCTCGTCTACGCCCGGGCCGCCGCGGCCGGTCAGCACTTCGCTCCGGGACCGACGGACCACGGCTCGACCGTCGTCACCCTTCCCAACGGCCTGGAGGACCAGCTCCCCGCCACCCTGGTCACCCGCCAGAACGCCGACGACCCGACCCTGTGGGGCAACCGGAGGACCCGCTAG
- a CDS encoding FadR/GntR family transcriptional regulator yields the protein MAVTDEAIGKIKEMIVSGALRPGDRLPREADLAAELGLSRNSLREAVKALSLLNILDVRQGDGTYVSSLEPQELLEAVSFVLDFHRDDTALQAFQVRGILEPAATAMAAQRITPEQLDGLRQLLAGLGEQPGVEELVASDLEFHRRIAEAAGIPLLCSLLDTVSAPTVRARLWRGITQQDAVARTLAEHTAIVDALEQRDAETARAWSTVHVASITRWLRTAL from the coding sequence GTGGCCGTCACGGACGAGGCAATCGGGAAGATCAAGGAGATGATCGTCTCCGGTGCGCTGCGGCCGGGGGACCGGCTGCCCAGGGAGGCCGACCTGGCGGCCGAACTCGGGCTCTCCCGGAACTCGCTGCGCGAGGCGGTCAAGGCCCTGTCGTTGCTGAACATCCTGGACGTCCGCCAGGGCGACGGCACGTACGTGAGCAGTCTGGAGCCGCAGGAACTGCTGGAGGCGGTCTCCTTCGTCCTGGACTTCCACCGCGACGACACCGCGCTCCAGGCCTTCCAGGTGCGCGGCATCCTGGAGCCCGCCGCCACGGCGATGGCCGCCCAGCGGATCACGCCGGAGCAGCTCGACGGCCTGCGGCAGCTGTTGGCCGGGCTCGGTGAACAGCCGGGGGTGGAGGAACTGGTCGCCTCCGACCTGGAGTTCCACCGGCGGATCGCCGAGGCGGCGGGCATCCCGTTGCTCTGCTCGCTGCTGGACACCGTCTCGGCGCCGACCGTCCGGGCCCGGCTCTGGCGGGGGATCACCCAGCAGGACGCGGTCGCCCGGACCCTGGCCGAGCACACCGCCATCGTGGACGCGCTGGAGCAGCGCGATGCGGAGACGGCCCGGGCCTGGTCCACCGTGCACGTCGCGAGCATCACCCGCTGGCTGCGCACTGCGCTCTGA